Within Triticum dicoccoides isolate Atlit2015 ecotype Zavitan chromosome 1B, WEW_v2.0, whole genome shotgun sequence, the genomic segment TTTTCTAACAAAGCTATGAACAATGCAAGATGACGGCGAGTCACTAGGCAAAGTGAATCGGCATACaatttgattcattttcatggaAGAAGACTTACGAGGCTCCGCTGCGTCTTGACGTCCTCGTGGAGCTTCTTCATGGTGACGCCGGTGACGGTCATGGCGTTGCCGACCATCATGCCGGCCACGGGGATGATGTAGCGGGGCGTGAAGGGGAACACGCTGAGCACCACGAGCAGGAACATGGTGACGGCGGTGCCGGCGAGGATGGACACGCCGGCGATGTACCCGCCGCGCGGGACCTGCCTGGCGCGGCGGCCCGCGGTGTAGCCGGCGACGGTGACCATGAAGAGGTAGGCGAGCAGGATCCAGAGCGGGCTGCTCTGGGTGAAGATGAAGTGGAGCACGAAGCCGATGACGGAGAGCTGCAGGAAGGAGCGCGCGATGGCGTAGagcatctccgcctccacgcccagCCGCTGCGTGAAGCTCAGCGCCACCGCCATGGCCACCACGGCGGTCGCCGCCAGCGGCTTGAGCATGCCCATGGCGAAGTCGCGCCAGAACCCCGGCGCCCATGGGTCCACCTCCTGCGCCACGTGGAACGACGCCATCGTCGCCGTAAGAGAGCTGAGCTGAGTGAGCTCCGGCGAGGTCgcttcttgagctttgagcttggagTTGAGAG encodes:
- the LOC119319438 gene encoding UPF0014 membrane protein STAR2-like, whose protein sequence is MASFHVAQEVDPWAPGFWRDFAMGMLKPLAATAVVAMAVALSFTQRLGVEAEMLYAIARSFLQLSVIGFVLHFIFTQSSPLWILLAYLFMVTVAGYTAGRRARQVPRGGYIAGVSILAGTAVTMFLLVVLSVFPFTPRYIIPVAGMMVGNAMTVTGVTMKKLHEDVKTQRSLVETALALGATPRQATVQQVRRSLVIALSPVIDNAKTVGLIALPGAMTGLIMGGASPLEAIQLQIVVMNMLMGASTVSSILSTYLCWPAFFTKAFQIDNSVFAD